In Streptomyces sp. NBC_00704, a genomic segment contains:
- a CDS encoding DUF397 domain-containing protein translates to MIRKHAAGGSSEPAWFKSSYSSGPDGESCVEIAVARTTVRVRDSRHAAGGSSEPAWFKSSYSDGTEGDSCVEIAAVPAAVHVRDSKHADGPRLRLSPEAWADFVPYASEG, encoded by the coding sequence ATGATCCGCAAGCACGCCGCCGGGGGCTCATCCGAACCGGCCTGGTTCAAGAGCAGTTACAGCAGCGGGCCTGACGGTGAGTCCTGCGTGGAGATCGCCGTCGCCCGCACCACGGTCCGCGTCCGAGACTCCAGGCACGCCGCCGGGGGCTCATCCGAACCGGCCTGGTTCAAGAGCAGCTACAGCGACGGTACCGAGGGCGACTCCTGCGTGGAGATCGCCGCCGTCCCCGCCGCCGTCCACGTCCGCGACTCCAAGCACGCCGACGGCCCACGCCTCCGGCTCTCGCCGGAAGCCTGGGCCGACTTCGTGCCGTACGCCTCCGAGGGCTGA
- the mshB gene encoding N-acetyl-1-D-myo-inositol-2-amino-2-deoxy-alpha-D-glucopyranoside deacetylase, with translation MTELPARRLLLVHAHPDDESINNGATMARYAAEGAHVTLVTCTLGERGEVIPPHLRELTGAALGEHRRGELAAAMAALGVTDFRQLGGPGRYGDSGMMGLSDNDDPACFWQADVDAAAATLAEVILEVRPQVLVTYDDDGGYGHPDHVQAHRVAMRAADLAGAAGWRIPKVYWNRVPRSVADDAFARLRDELPALPFTRSAAVSDVPGVVDDGRVTTAIDGTGPPAAAKAAAMRAHATQVEVAPGDRYFALSNELAQPLFTTEYYELVRGETAGKREDDLFAGLDDTAGAA, from the coding sequence ATGACGGAACTGCCCGCCCGGCGTCTGCTGCTGGTGCACGCGCACCCGGACGACGAGTCGATCAACAACGGCGCGACCATGGCCAGGTACGCGGCCGAGGGGGCGCACGTGACCCTGGTCACCTGCACCCTCGGCGAGCGGGGCGAGGTCATCCCGCCGCACCTGCGCGAGCTGACCGGCGCGGCCCTCGGCGAGCACCGCCGGGGCGAGCTGGCCGCCGCCATGGCCGCACTCGGCGTCACCGACTTCCGGCAGCTCGGCGGCCCCGGCCGCTACGGCGACTCCGGGATGATGGGTCTCTCCGACAACGACGACCCCGCGTGCTTCTGGCAGGCCGACGTCGACGCGGCCGCCGCGACCCTGGCCGAGGTGATCCTGGAGGTGCGCCCCCAGGTCCTCGTCACCTACGACGACGACGGCGGCTACGGCCACCCCGACCACGTCCAGGCCCACCGCGTCGCCATGCGGGCCGCCGATCTGGCCGGGGCCGCCGGATGGCGCATCCCCAAGGTGTACTGGAACCGCGTCCCGCGGTCCGTCGCCGACGACGCCTTCGCCCGCCTCCGCGACGAACTGCCCGCGCTCCCCTTCACCCGTAGCGCCGCCGTCTCCGACGTGCCGGGCGTCGTGGACGACGGCCGCGTCACCACCGCGATCGACGGCACGGGCCCGCCCGCCGCCGCCAAGGCCGCCGCCATGCGCGCGCACGCCACCCAGGTCGAGGTCGCCCCCGGCGACCGGTACTTCGCCCTGTCCAACGAACTCGCCCAGCCCCTCTTCACCACCGAGTACTACGAGCTGGTGCGCGGGGAGACCGCCGGAAAGAGGGAGGACGACCTGTTCGCGGGCCTCGACGACACGGCGGGGGCGGCCTGA
- a CDS encoding DUF6113 family protein yields the protein MSDRGSMLAQPLRMPSAARLAAYTALLLLGALVALAGALVQAGWFPGGLLLALAGAGGLFVGGARALGTRAGAVAPAAGWMITVVLCTAGRPEGDFLFGAGGGSYLFLLGGMALAVICATIGLGRQPVGDDVRLGK from the coding sequence ATGTCCGACCGCGGCTCGATGCTCGCCCAGCCGCTGCGGATGCCCTCCGCCGCACGGCTCGCCGCCTATACGGCGCTCCTGCTGCTCGGGGCGCTCGTCGCGCTCGCCGGCGCGCTCGTCCAGGCCGGCTGGTTCCCCGGCGGTCTGCTCCTCGCGCTCGCCGGGGCGGGCGGGCTGTTCGTCGGCGGCGCGCGGGCCCTCGGCACCCGCGCCGGGGCCGTCGCGCCCGCCGCCGGCTGGATGATCACCGTCGTGCTGTGCACCGCGGGCCGCCCCGAGGGCGACTTCCTGTTCGGAGCGGGAGGCGGCTCGTATCTTTTCCTGCTCGGCGGCATGGCACTTGCTGTGATCTGCGCCACCATTGGTTTGGGGCGGCAACCGGTCGGCGACGACGTCCGACTTGGGAAGTGA
- a CDS encoding ABC transporter ATP-binding protein, translating into MAEPILEVSGLHKHYPLTRGIVFRKHVGAVKAVDGVDFTLGRGETLGIVGESGCGKSTVAKMLVNLERPTQGQIRYKGEDVTKLSGRALKAVRRNIQMVFQDPYTSLNPRMTVGDIIGEPYEIHPEVAPKGDRRRKVQDLLDVVGLNPEYINRYPHQFSGGQRQRIGIARGLALRPEVIVADEPVSALDVSVQAQVINLMDRLQSEFDLSYLFIAHDLSIVRHISDRVGVMYLGRIVEIGRDAEIYDHPTHPYTQALLSAVPLPDPQAREHRERIILTGDVPSPTNIPSGCRFRTRCWKAQERCALEVPALAVPAQFRHASGPEAHASACHFAEEKQVVPPEPGES; encoded by the coding sequence ATGGCTGAGCCGATTCTGGAGGTCAGCGGGCTGCACAAGCACTACCCGCTGACGCGGGGGATCGTCTTTCGCAAGCACGTCGGCGCGGTGAAGGCCGTCGACGGCGTCGACTTCACGCTCGGCCGGGGCGAGACCCTCGGCATCGTGGGGGAGTCCGGCTGCGGCAAGTCGACCGTCGCCAAGATGCTGGTCAACCTGGAGCGGCCCACGCAGGGGCAGATCCGCTACAAGGGCGAGGACGTCACCAAGCTGTCCGGGCGGGCGCTGAAGGCCGTCCGCCGCAACATCCAGATGGTGTTCCAGGACCCGTACACCTCGCTCAACCCGCGCATGACGGTCGGCGACATCATCGGGGAGCCGTACGAGATCCACCCCGAGGTGGCCCCCAAGGGCGACCGGCGCCGCAAGGTCCAGGACCTGCTGGACGTCGTCGGCCTCAACCCCGAGTACATCAACCGCTATCCGCACCAGTTCTCGGGCGGCCAGCGCCAGCGCATCGGCATCGCGCGCGGGCTGGCCCTGCGCCCGGAGGTCATCGTCGCCGACGAGCCCGTGTCGGCGCTGGACGTGTCGGTCCAGGCGCAGGTGATCAACCTGATGGACCGGCTGCAGAGCGAGTTCGACCTGTCCTACCTGTTCATCGCCCACGACCTGTCGATCGTCCGGCACATCTCGGACCGGGTCGGGGTGATGTACCTCGGCCGGATCGTGGAGATCGGCCGCGACGCGGAGATCTACGACCACCCCACCCACCCCTACACCCAGGCCCTGCTCTCCGCGGTCCCGCTGCCCGACCCGCAGGCGCGCGAGCACCGGGAGCGGATCATCCTGACCGGCGACGTGCCGTCCCCGACGAACATCCCCTCCGGCTGCCGGTTCCGCACCCGCTGCTGGAAGGCGCAGGAGCGCTGCGCGCTGGAGGTCCCGGCGCTTGCCGTCCCGGCGCAGTTCCGTCACGCCAGTGGCCCCGAGGCCCACGCCTCGGCCTGCCACTTCGCCGAGGAGAAGCAGGTGGTGCCGCCGGAGCCGGGGGAGAGCTGA
- a CDS encoding ABC transporter permease: MGRYVIRRLLQMIPVFIGATLLIFLMVNVMGDPIAGLCGDRQCDPATAAQLEKEFGLDKPVWQQYLTYMGNVFTGDFGTAFNGQPVTELMASAFPVTIRLTIVAILFEIVVGIVLGVVTGLRRGRPVDTGVLLLTLVVISVPTFVTGLLLQLLLGVEWGWIKPSVSTEATFGELIVPGLVLASVSLAYVTRLTRTSIAENKRSDYVRTAVAKGLPRRRVVTRHLLRNSLIPVVTFIGTDIGALMGGAIVTERIFNIHGVGFQLYQGILRQNTQTVVGFVTVLVLVFLVANLLVDLLYAVLDPRIRYA, encoded by the coding sequence ATGGGCCGGTATGTGATCCGGCGTCTGCTCCAGATGATCCCGGTCTTCATCGGGGCCACGCTGCTGATCTTCCTGATGGTGAACGTGATGGGCGACCCCATCGCGGGCCTGTGCGGCGACCGGCAGTGCGACCCGGCCACCGCCGCCCAGCTCGAGAAGGAGTTCGGCCTCGACAAGCCGGTCTGGCAGCAGTACCTGACCTACATGGGGAACGTCTTCACCGGAGACTTCGGCACGGCGTTCAACGGCCAGCCGGTCACCGAGCTGATGGCGTCGGCGTTCCCGGTCACCATCCGGCTGACGATCGTGGCGATCCTCTTCGAGATCGTCGTCGGCATCGTGCTGGGCGTCGTGACGGGGCTGCGCCGGGGCCGGCCCGTCGACACCGGGGTGCTGCTGCTCACCCTGGTGGTCATCTCCGTCCCCACCTTCGTCACCGGCCTGCTGCTGCAACTGCTGCTCGGCGTCGAGTGGGGCTGGATCAAGCCGTCGGTCTCCACGGAGGCGACCTTCGGCGAACTGATCGTGCCGGGCCTGGTGCTGGCCTCCGTGTCCCTGGCGTACGTCACCCGGCTGACCCGCACCTCGATCGCCGAGAACAAGCGGTCCGACTACGTCCGCACGGCCGTCGCCAAGGGGCTGCCCCGCCGCCGGGTCGTCACCCGGCACCTGCTGCGCAACTCCCTCATCCCGGTGGTGACGTTCATCGGGACCGACATCGGCGCCCTGATGGGCGGCGCGATCGTCACCGAGCGCATCTTCAACATCCACGGCGTCGGCTTCCAGCTCTACCAGGGCATCCTCCGCCAGAACACGCAGACCGTCGTCGGCTTCGTGACCGTCCTCGTGCTGGTCTTCCTGGTGGCCAACCTGCTCGTCGACCTCCTGTACGCCGTACTCGACCCGAGGATCCGCTATGCCTGA
- a CDS encoding S9 family peptidase, translated as MTTDSGSFPRRHARTQRFTLGAPRSFTVAPDGSRVVFLRSGSGTDRSGALWVLDPADGTERLAADPGALLGGASEDLSPQERARRERSREGGAGIVGYATDDAVELASFALSGRLFTAELRAGTAAELPVAGPVVDPRPSPDGRLVAYASGGALRVVGAGGEDDRAVAEPESDTVSYGLAEFIAAEEMGRLRGFWWAPESDRLLVARVDDTPVQRWWIADPAQPKREPQHVAYPAAGTANAEVRLFVFGLDGVRTEVSWDRARYPYLARVHWSGAGAPLILVQARDQRSQLFLAVDTASGATRMVHADEDRIWLELFPGVPCWSPSGQLVRIADEGGARVLAVGERPLTGAQLHVRAVLDVTADDVLVSASAGEDASAPEIGEVHVYRVNELGVERLSGEPGVHSAVRSGPVTVMVSATPDRPGSVARVLREGKPVATVRSRAEDPGLSPRVTFVEGGARRIPCAVLMPTDYHGDAPLPVLLDPYGGPHGQRVVAAHNAHLTSQWFADQGFAVIVADGRGTPGRSPAWEKAIKDEVAAVALQDQVDALHALAGRFPLDLGRVAVRGWSFGGYLAALAALRRPDVFHAAVVGAPVTDLRLYDTHYQERYLGHPGEHPEVYRRNSLIDDEGLVDAVEPARPMLIIHGLADDNVVVAHSLRLSSALLAAGRPHEVLPLSGVTHMTPQEQVAENLLHLQLDFLRRSLGLARP; from the coding sequence ATGACGACCGACTCCGGCTCCTTCCCCCGCAGGCACGCCCGCACCCAGCGTTTCACCCTCGGCGCGCCGCGTTCGTTCACGGTGGCCCCTGACGGCTCCCGGGTCGTGTTCCTTCGCTCCGGCTCCGGCACGGACCGTTCGGGCGCCCTGTGGGTCCTCGATCCGGCCGACGGCACGGAACGCCTCGCCGCCGACCCGGGCGCCCTGCTCGGCGGCGCTTCGGAGGACCTCTCGCCGCAGGAGCGGGCCCGCCGCGAACGCAGCCGCGAGGGCGGCGCCGGCATCGTCGGCTATGCCACCGACGATGCCGTCGAACTGGCCTCTTTCGCCTTGTCAGGGCGGCTTTTCACGGCCGAGCTGCGGGCCGGTACGGCTGCCGAACTCCCCGTCGCCGGGCCGGTCGTGGACCCCCGCCCCTCCCCCGACGGACGGCTCGTCGCGTACGCCTCGGGCGGCGCGCTGCGGGTGGTGGGCGCCGGGGGCGAGGACGACCGGGCGGTGGCGGAGCCGGAATCGGACACGGTCTCCTACGGGTTGGCCGAGTTCATCGCGGCCGAGGAGATGGGCCGTCTGCGGGGCTTCTGGTGGGCTCCGGAGTCGGACCGGCTGCTGGTGGCGAGGGTGGACGACACGCCGGTGCAGCGGTGGTGGATCGCGGACCCCGCCCAGCCGAAACGTGAGCCACAACACGTCGCCTATCCGGCTGCCGGGACGGCCAACGCGGAGGTGCGGCTGTTCGTGTTCGGGCTGGACGGGGTGCGCACGGAGGTCTCCTGGGACCGGGCGCGCTACCCGTATCTGGCGCGAGTGCACTGGTCAGGGGCGGGGGCCCCGCTGATCCTCGTACAGGCGCGCGACCAGCGCAGTCAGCTGTTCCTGGCGGTGGACACGGCGTCCGGGGCGACCCGCATGGTGCACGCCGACGAAGATCGGATTTGGCTGGAACTGTTCCCTGGCGTGCCGTGCTGGAGCCCGTCCGGGCAGCTGGTCCGGATCGCGGACGAGGGCGGGGCCCGGGTGCTCGCGGTGGGCGAACGTCCGCTCACCGGGGCGCAGTTGCATGTGCGGGCGGTGCTGGACGTGACGGCCGACGACGTGCTGGTCTCGGCCTCCGCCGGGGAGGACGCGAGCGCGCCGGAGATCGGCGAGGTGCACGTCTACCGCGTCAACGAGCTGGGCGTGGAGCGGCTCTCCGGGGAACCGGGCGTGCACTCGGCGGTGCGCTCGGGGCCGGTGACGGTCATGGTGTCGGCCACGCCGGACCGGCCGGGGAGCGTGGCGCGGGTGCTGCGCGAGGGGAAGCCGGTGGCGACCGTCCGGTCCCGCGCGGAGGATCCCGGTCTGTCCCCGCGGGTCACCTTCGTCGAGGGGGGCGCACGGCGTATCCCATGCGCCGTGCTCATGCCTACGGACTACCACGGTGACGCCCCTCTGCCGGTCCTGCTGGACCCGTACGGCGGGCCGCACGGACAGCGGGTGGTGGCCGCGCACAACGCGCACCTGACGTCGCAGTGGTTCGCCGACCAGGGCTTCGCGGTGATCGTCGCCGACGGCCGGGGGACGCCGGGCCGCTCCCCCGCCTGGGAGAAGGCGATCAAGGACGAGGTCGCCGCGGTCGCCTTGCAGGACCAGGTGGACGCCCTGCACGCACTCGCCGGCCGCTTCCCGCTCGATCTGGGCCGGGTGGCCGTGCGCGGCTGGTCCTTCGGCGGCTACCTGGCCGCCCTCGCGGCGCTGCGCCGCCCCGACGTCTTCCACGCGGCCGTGGTCGGCGCGCCGGTGACCGACCTGCGCCTGTACGACACGCACTACCAGGAACGCTACCTCGGCCACCCCGGGGAACACCCCGAGGTCTACCGGCGCAACTCGCTGATCGACGACGAGGGCCTGGTGGACGCCGTCGAGCCGGCCCGTCCGATGCTGATCATCCACGGTCTGGCGGACGACAACGTGGTGGTCGCCCACTCGCTGCGGCTGTCCTCGGCGCTGCTCGCCGCCGGCCGCCCGCACGAGGTGCTGCCCCTGTCCGGCGTGACCCACATGACCCCGCAGGAACAGGTCGCCGAGAACCTTCTGCACCTGCAACTGGACTTCCTGCGCCGCTCGCTGGGCCTCGCCCGCCCCTGA
- a CDS encoding helix-turn-helix domain-containing protein, whose translation MNGKPVQLKEEADEPGWEVDPDDDWGVAVVETVGRQLKPRREAVGMRAADFGLAVGYGEDLVYKIESGKRIPRPEYLDKADRVLEAGGLLSAMKEDVKKVRYPKKVRDLAAMEARAVEIGVYECNNIHGLLQTPEHARALLESWQPAYTPDDVERLVAARMARQSVFERSPAPALSFVLEESTLRRRVGGTMVRRQQFERLLRVGRLNNVTLQVMPLDSGAHSGLSGRIELLKFEDGTGVGRSDGAFSGRPTPEPRQLRILELRYGTIRAQALRPGESLTLIEKLLGET comes from the coding sequence GTGAACGGCAAGCCGGTCCAGCTCAAGGAGGAGGCGGACGAGCCGGGTTGGGAGGTGGACCCGGACGACGACTGGGGCGTCGCCGTCGTGGAGACCGTGGGGCGGCAGTTGAAACCGCGGCGCGAGGCCGTGGGGATGCGCGCGGCCGACTTCGGGCTGGCGGTCGGGTACGGCGAGGACCTCGTCTACAAGATCGAGAGCGGGAAGCGGATCCCCCGGCCCGAGTACCTGGACAAGGCCGACAGGGTCCTGGAAGCGGGCGGACTGCTGTCGGCGATGAAGGAGGACGTGAAGAAGGTCCGGTACCCGAAAAAGGTGCGGGATCTGGCGGCGATGGAAGCGAGGGCCGTCGAGATCGGGGTGTACGAGTGCAACAACATTCATGGACTGTTGCAGACTCCCGAGCATGCCCGCGCCTTGCTGGAATCCTGGCAGCCCGCCTATACGCCGGATGATGTGGAACGGCTGGTCGCAGCTCGCATGGCTCGCCAGTCCGTCTTCGAACGGTCACCCGCGCCCGCGCTGAGCTTCGTCCTGGAAGAGTCGACGCTGCGCCGCAGGGTTGGGGGCACAATGGTGAGGCGACAGCAGTTCGAACGCCTGCTACGGGTGGGGCGGTTGAACAACGTGACGCTTCAGGTGATGCCGTTGGACAGTGGTGCCCACTCCGGCCTCAGCGGCAGGATCGAGCTGCTGAAGTTCGAGGACGGCACAGGAGTAGGCCGTTCCGACGGAGCGTTCAGCGGCCGTCCGACGCCCGAGCCGAGGCAACTCCGCATCCTTGAGCTGCGCTACGGCACCATCCGGGCGCAGGCTCTCCGCCCGGGGGAGTCGCTGACCCTCATCGAGAAACTGCTGGGAGAGACATGA
- a CDS encoding ATP-binding protein: MQESVSSGTRPPARLPGQHFRNFSVRLSPTPRGARLARLLAVEQLRSWGAPVDPAGQIVAELAANAVTHGRVPGRDFRLTLYVIADTLRIEVTDTAGDRAPRPPCAPRPPHSGWDACAGVESGTGTDAEADACAESGRGLLLVEALADRWGWAAELRPRKTVWAEIVLAPDDVQPRRAT, from the coding sequence ATCCAGGAATCCGTCTCCTCCGGGACCCGGCCGCCCGCCCGGCTCCCCGGACAGCACTTCCGCAACTTCAGCGTGCGGTTGTCCCCCACGCCTCGCGGAGCGCGCCTCGCCCGGCTGCTGGCCGTCGAGCAACTGCGCTCCTGGGGAGCGCCGGTGGACCCGGCCGGCCAGATCGTCGCCGAACTCGCGGCGAACGCGGTGACCCACGGGCGCGTGCCCGGCCGGGACTTCAGACTCACGCTCTACGTCATCGCGGACACGCTGCGCATCGAGGTCACCGACACGGCGGGCGACCGCGCGCCCCGTCCGCCCTGTGCCCCGCGTCCACCGCACTCCGGTTGGGACGCCTGCGCCGGCGTCGAATCCGGCACCGGCACCGACGCTGAAGCCGACGCCTGCGCCGAGTCCGGCCGTGGGCTGCTGCTGGTCGAGGCGCTCGCCGACCGGTGGGGCTGGGCCGCGGAGCTGCGCCCGCGCAAGACGGTCTGGGCCGAGATCGTCCTCGCGCCGGACGACGTCCAGCCTCGCCGCGCCACCTGA
- a CDS encoding ABC transporter permease, with amino-acid sequence MPEPTPPEDRVPGAGRTPREGAIADTGMGGAMDLATAEGETLERTPDGPPGAGPRDADGGAAEQARSLWSDAWRDLRRNPVFIISALVILFLVFISLWPGSITWLSPLKCDLAKAQEGSQPGHPFGFDGQGCDVYTRVVYGARTSVTVGVLATLGVALLGSVLGGLAGFFGGAGDSVLSRITDIFFAIPVVLGGLVLLSVVTSNTVWPVIGFMVLLGWPQISRIARGSVITAKQHDYVQAARALGASNSRILLRHITPNAVAPVIVVATIALGTYIALEATLSYLGVGLKPPTVSWGIDISAASPYIRNAPHALLWPSGALALTVLAFIMLGDAVRDALDPKLR; translated from the coding sequence ATGCCTGAGCCGACTCCGCCCGAGGACCGTGTGCCGGGTGCGGGCCGCACTCCGCGGGAGGGCGCCATCGCCGACACCGGCATGGGCGGGGCGATGGACCTGGCCACGGCGGAGGGCGAGACCCTGGAACGGACGCCGGACGGCCCGCCGGGCGCGGGGCCGCGGGACGCCGACGGCGGCGCGGCCGAACAGGCCAGGTCGCTGTGGTCCGACGCCTGGCGCGACCTGCGCCGCAACCCCGTCTTCATCATCTCCGCCCTGGTCATCCTCTTCCTGGTCTTCATCTCCCTGTGGCCCGGCTCCATCACCTGGCTGAGCCCCCTCAAGTGCGACCTCGCCAAGGCCCAGGAGGGCTCCCAGCCGGGCCACCCGTTCGGCTTCGACGGCCAGGGCTGCGACGTCTACACCCGCGTCGTCTACGGCGCCCGTACGTCCGTCACGGTCGGCGTCCTGGCCACGCTCGGCGTGGCCCTGCTCGGCAGCGTGCTGGGCGGTCTCGCCGGGTTCTTCGGCGGGGCGGGGGACTCGGTCCTGTCCCGCATCACCGACATCTTCTTCGCCATCCCGGTCGTCCTCGGCGGCCTGGTCCTGCTGTCCGTGGTGACCAGCAACACCGTCTGGCCCGTCATCGGGTTCATGGTGCTGCTCGGCTGGCCGCAGATCTCGCGCATCGCCCGCGGCTCGGTGATCACGGCCAAGCAGCACGACTACGTGCAGGCGGCCCGCGCCCTGGGCGCCTCCAACTCCCGCATCCTGCTGCGTCACATCACCCCGAACGCGGTCGCCCCCGTGATCGTCGTGGCGACCATCGCGCTCGGCACGTACATCGCGCTGGAGGCGACGCTGTCCTACCTGGGCGTCGGCCTGAAGCCGCCGACGGTCTCCTGGGGCATCGACATCTCCGCCGCGTCCCCCTACATCCGCAACGCCCCGCACGCCCTGCTGTGGCCCTCGGGCGCCCTGGCCCTCACGGTCCTGGCGTTCATCATGCTCGGCGACGCGGTCCGCGACGCCCTCGACCCGAAGCTGAGGTGA
- a CDS encoding ABC transporter ATP-binding protein — translation MLLEVRDLHVEFRTRDGIARAVNGVSYGVDAGETLAVLGESGSGKSVTAQAIMGILDMPPGRITSGEIVFRGRDLLTLKEDERRKVRGAEMAMIFQDALSSLNPVLSVGDQLGEMFVVHRGMSRKDARTRAVELMDRVRIPGARERVRDYPHQFSGGMRQRIMIAMAMALEPALIIADEPTTALDVTVQAQVMELLAELQREYHMGLILITHDLGVVADVADRIAVMYAGRIVESAPVHDIYKAPAHPYTRGLLDSIPRLDQKGQELYAIKGLPPNLMNIPPGCAFNPRCPMAQDVCRTDVPPLYEVTEAPGAAGAAGVDHLPADRTSACHFWRECLHG, via the coding sequence ATGCTGCTCGAAGTGCGCGACCTGCACGTGGAGTTCCGCACCCGGGACGGAATCGCCCGGGCCGTCAACGGCGTCAGCTACGGCGTGGACGCGGGCGAGACCCTCGCCGTGCTCGGCGAGTCCGGCTCGGGCAAGTCCGTCACCGCCCAGGCGATCATGGGCATCCTCGACATGCCGCCCGGCCGGATCACCTCCGGCGAGATCGTCTTCCGGGGCCGGGACCTGCTCACCCTCAAGGAGGACGAGCGCCGCAAGGTCCGCGGGGCCGAGATGGCGATGATCTTCCAGGACGCCCTGTCGTCCCTGAACCCCGTGCTGTCGGTCGGCGACCAGCTCGGCGAGATGTTCGTCGTGCACCGCGGGATGTCGAGGAAGGACGCGCGGACCAGGGCCGTCGAGCTGATGGACCGGGTCCGGATCCCGGGCGCCCGCGAACGCGTCCGGGACTACCCGCACCAGTTCTCCGGCGGCATGCGCCAGCGCATCATGATCGCGATGGCGATGGCCCTGGAGCCGGCGCTCATCATCGCCGACGAGCCCACCACCGCCCTGGACGTCACGGTCCAGGCCCAGGTGATGGAGCTGCTCGCGGAACTCCAGCGCGAGTACCACATGGGCCTGATCCTCATCACCCACGACCTGGGCGTCGTCGCGGACGTCGCCGACCGCATCGCCGTGATGTACGCGGGCCGGATCGTGGAGTCCGCGCCGGTCCACGACATCTACAAGGCCCCGGCCCACCCGTACACCCGCGGCCTGCTCGACTCGATCCCGCGCCTGGACCAGAAGGGCCAGGAGCTGTACGCCATCAAGGGCCTGCCGCCCAACCTGATGAACATCCCGCCGGGCTGCGCCTTCAACCCGCGCTGCCCCATGGCCCAGGACGTGTGCCGCACGGACGTGCCGCCGCTGTACGAGGTCACCGAGGCGCCCGGGGCAGCCGGTGCCGCCGGGGTGGACCACCTGCCCGCGGACCGCACGAGCGCGTGCCACTTCTGGAGGGAGTGCCTGCATGGCTGA
- a CDS encoding ABC transporter ATP-binding protein, whose protein sequence is MTTQTAPAVGFDQVSKSFGNVRAVDGLTLSLRPGETVALLGPNGAGKSTTLDLLLGLKQPDSGSVRVFGVTAREAIVAGRVGAMLQSGGLMDEVTVAELVGLACALHPKPYKASEVMARAGIAQIAARKVNKLSGGQAQRVRFALATAGDSDLIVLDEPTTGMDVTARQAFWATMREQADQGRTVLFATHYLEEADAIADRVLVLHRGRLLADGTAAEIKAKAGARRVSFDLEGVIDEPALRELPFLTALDVSGTTVRIQSADADATVHALYGLGVYPRNLEVAGLGLEQAFVAITAAEEAKTK, encoded by the coding sequence ATGACGACGCAGACAGCACCGGCGGTCGGGTTCGACCAGGTGAGCAAGAGCTTCGGGAACGTGCGGGCCGTGGACGGCCTGACGCTCTCGCTGCGCCCGGGGGAGACCGTGGCGCTGCTCGGACCCAACGGGGCGGGCAAGTCCACCACCCTCGACCTGCTCCTCGGCCTCAAACAGCCCGACAGCGGCTCCGTCCGCGTCTTCGGGGTCACCGCGCGCGAGGCGATCGTCGCCGGCCGGGTCGGCGCGATGCTCCAGAGCGGCGGCCTCATGGACGAGGTCACCGTCGCCGAACTCGTCGGCCTCGCCTGCGCGCTGCACCCCAAGCCGTACAAGGCGTCCGAGGTGATGGCCCGCGCGGGCATCGCGCAGATCGCCGCCCGCAAGGTGAACAAGCTCTCCGGCGGCCAGGCCCAGCGCGTGCGGTTCGCGCTCGCCACCGCCGGCGACAGCGACCTGATCGTCCTGGACGAGCCGACCACCGGCATGGACGTCACCGCCCGCCAGGCCTTCTGGGCCACCATGCGCGAGCAGGCGGACCAGGGCCGCACCGTCCTGTTCGCCACGCACTACCTGGAGGAGGCCGACGCCATAGCCGACCGGGTGCTCGTCCTGCACCGGGGCCGGCTGCTGGCCGACGGCACGGCGGCCGAGATCAAGGCGAAGGCGGGCGCACGGCGCGTCTCCTTCGACCTGGAGGGCGTGATCGACGAACCGGCCCTGCGCGAGCTGCCCTTCCTCACCGCCCTCGACGTCTCCGGGACCACCGTGCGCATCCAGTCCGCCGACGCCGACGCCACCGTCCACGCGCTGTACGGGCTCGGCGTCTACCCCCGCAACCTCGAAGTCGCCGGGCTCGGCCTGGAGCAGGCCTTCGTCGCCATCACCGCCGCCGAGGAGGCGAAGACCAAGTGA